The sequence tttAACAATAGTTTGTCAATGTATTCCATAGCACCACAATATTTTTGTCAACTTTATCATTTCCATTTTACTTACTCtcatatatttttctcaaataaaatattcctTTAATgtatttcaaccaaacatagCATAAATTCAGTTAGACAAACTTGCACCATCAGACAGAGACGAGTTATTCCAAACTCTAacagaaaatgaaatgaaGAGTGTAGATTTAAAGATTATAGCCCTTCTCCTAAGCAGGCATTACTCAGTCTCTATCAACTGATCTCAAAGTTCCCCATTAACATATAACTAAAAGCTAACAGACTTTCATACCTTAGACAAAAATGGTTCAAGAACGGTAACCACATGGACAAGTGTAGGATCCAACCCAATCTCCTCTTTTGCCTCTCTTGTGGCTGTCTCACCATCATCCTTGTCACCCTCCTCTGCTTTCCCACCAGGCAATGAAACTTCACCTGCAACCAGGACCACCCACTTAGTTCAATAACAATCTGACTCTAACAACCTCCCTCACCTAAATTCTACCGTGATCATATACATTCTACTTGGTTAGCAACAaacagagaaaataaaatgtttaatattttatatcattgaACTGCACTTAATTGAACCTATTACTAATTGAAAGCCTCCCTATTCAATGAAATCATCCTTTTCGCTTATAGACCAAAGTCTCCTACTTTTATTTCCTCATTTAGTTTCCTGAAATCTTAGTTTTCTGAAACGTTTTGAGTTATGGCATCAAATAGGTCAACCTTTCGTATTTGATTCCTCcaataatacaaaaaaacgaccaaatagtttaattttcgAAACCTTGCTCAGTATCAAACAAATATATCTACATAATCAAGCCTTTgtgcaagcatatagtaaacCAGACTAATTAATCTTAAACAATTTGTTATTGCAATTAGGGGGGAAAAGGCCAATATACAACTCAAAAGACTCAaactttcaaattttaaacaaaagcGATCCAAAATTATGTTGGAAGTGAACTGATATTATACCTCCATTGGTAGGAGAACAAACAAAGGTATTTAGAACACCACTAACCTGAGTGAGTAGATAACCTAGAAGACCTCTTAGTCAAAATGACACGAAAATCACCATCATCACCAGCAAAGATACAGACCAAGACAGCAGCTCTTTTGGGTCTAAACCTTTGAGGATCTTTAGGAATTGGGGTTACAGATTCTTGAAAACCCACTTCAATAGTTTGCTCTTCAATTTCATCTGGAGATGCAGAGGGTGGCTTGTAGAAGCGAAGCTGATGGGCTAAAGCCATCAATCTGTTTGATCCAGAACATTCCATGAGTGAAAAAAATGATGCTTTTTGATAGAGCGGTGACAGTGATAACGGTAGATTTGTTCTTAAAAAGGAGAGCATTAGGTGATGATTTTTGGCAGGGACGATGAGACTGATTTTATATAGGAGGGAGGGCTTAAGAGTTCTTTTGCAGTTTTGCTTAATTTAATGCTTTGGATATTCTCTGCCAGTTTTCCATTATTAATTACTACTATTATtggtaataatttttattttactttttattttttaagtaatattatatgtactttttaaagaattagtaataatttaatttagatttgCTTTTTGCTCGTTAAATAATGATTGAATTCActtttcaatttcatatttGGATACTGATAGATCATTTTGATTATCCTTACTTCTACTGCCAACTATCCTATGCACAACCCATCAGATAGATAAAAAATGGAAGTCTTTAAGCAAAATCATTAGTAAATTACAGTATATGGAgaagcttttttcttttttctttgaaattttgttcTTGTTTACAGACTGTTGATTAAAGTATTTTCGTTAATATAGAGGCTATATATTCTCATTATGTTTTGGCAGGATAATTGATGAACATTAGAGGAGAAAACAAAATACAAAGAGAACAGAACAATTAATCTCATCTTAACTTCTCATTTTGCTTGTGGACAACAGAACAAACGTGCGCCTCTAATCACTAATCACAAAGTCACAGCAATCGAGGGTCCATCCAGGACTCCAACCTTGAACAGTTGGGTTTTAACCATCATTTACTAGGCACTTCTATCTTTCTAACTCAAACTTAGGTGTGATCACTGATTACAATTTAATTGACTTGAACAACTgtactttcttcttctccgAACAGAATCATAATTACAAACGGCTAATAGTGATGTAGGAACCAATTTAGGATTACGACACGTACAAGTTAGTGGCCCTGATCCTAAGACATGcccctctttttcttttctatttcaaaataagaatttactTATATTGTTTGGTGTGTAAATTATAAATGCTGTCTGTGGCTTTAAAACCACCCTTTGAAATCAAAGTACAAAGAAGTTTCCATCAACTTTTTCACTCAAAATTCGAGAAAAAAATTGCAATTAAAACTACTTCTTGCTAATGATGGTCCTTGTATGTATATCAGGATAATGAGTGTTATATCAAATGAAACCAGAGTTGCCATAGTGAAGCTTGCAAAAGAGCAATTACTTCAAGGAGTTACACACCCATCCAGAAAATGCCATGACTTCACTCCAATTAAAATCCTGTCTATTTACAgtataaatacaaattatttgtttataaataCAAATGATTTTTCAAAACGAAAATTACAAAACGGGAAAACCTTTTAGGGGAAAGAAGAAAGCAAATTCAGGGGCCTGTTCTATTGTCCTCAACTGCATGCTAAGTATATCATCACAAGACAAGACCACTCCCCTCGTACACAATAAAACAAAACGAgcatatgtataaaataactttcttATCTTTGAACGCATTCGATTGAAAATTAGGCTTTCCACTCTATGTATCGGCTAAGGCTGAGACACTAATATCTGTTCCCCTTTGGGATTTGCTTCTTTAGTTTTAATGCTCCCTTCAAGAATAGGTCTCTTTTCAGCAGCTGGATATGACAATCTTCGGGCCTTTGTACTTTCTCTCAAGCTAGACAAAGATTGTTTAGATGAAAGTGGTGTTTTAGTAATAGTTGGTGACTTTGTGTTTTTACCACCTTTGTTTGCCTGCTTGTTCTGCACTTTCTTTGGACTAATGGAGTGAGCAGGGACTCTGCTTTCCCATGGACGAGCAGCAATCCAGCGTTCTGTCCAGCTCCAACCCCAATTTGCTTTGCCAAGTTCATAGTTGACCAGCCCAAGGTACTGACTAGAGTTTGCTCTCCACTGTAATTCAGGGGATTTCTATggtcattttcttttgttttctctgaATTCAAGTGAATCAAGGTCATGAAAACTACAGCTACAGAGTAATCTAATGAGGAAAGTAAAAGGTACCTACCTGATGAGAAAAGGCATATGCCATTGCTCGCTCTCGCTTAACAGCTGCTTCTTCCCTCTGATGTATCCTTGCAAGAGTTTCTTCCATTGTTTCGGAGCCATCAGACCATTCTACCTGTCGTCCagttgaaaaaaatttagtcagaggagctgattaGATGGAACAAAGGCTCCTTTGGTGATTGGAAATTGGAATAACTTAAGGACATCAAATTGATTCCTGATCATCCAATTTCTAATGCAAGGGAGATGAGTAAATAGCTTcgttttattattgttatcattattatttttctccctcttcatgtaaaatatataacttgCAAGTAAGGTGTTGAACAAACAAACAATAGGATGACTGCTATGCTAGAGAAAGGAAGTTCCAAGAAAACCAAAAGTTTTCTGGATGTAATCTAGAGCTACTGGACAACAGACACCAAAAAAATCTGGGACCTTGTTGACCAAGATTTATTGAGGCTTTAAACAGATATATTCCATTTAATGGGATGTTCCAACATAAGACTTAATCTAACCTCTAAATGATGCAGCTCTGCCTCAAGTTTTAGTTGATTCTCTAATCGCTTCTGTCTTAACCGGCCTTCTCTTACCATACAATGTCGACGATCTCTAATTTGTCCCTGTATTTTGCTCCATGAATGAAGATGGTTCAATGTAGTTGCAGCTTGTTTTTTAATGGAGTAATTCTGGGTCAGATTCTGTAATCTCACAGCTCCCTTCAGACGGTGTAAACTTTTCCTAGCCTGTTATCATTAGGAGACATTTTAGCATTACTATGCACACATGTATTTATGTGTATGGACTGTGAGTTAGTATGCctccaagaaaaattaaaaaaatgtcaTTGGAACCACAGAATCAATTTcatttctaatttataaaatagtgGAATCAGACTAGTTTGAAACAAGCCAGATCCTGGTTCGGGACATCAATTGTCGCCAAATAACTATCTTCCTCCACTAGAAAGAATACTGCACATAGATGTGGAGAAGTTAATCAGGTAATCATCTGGATCCTGTTCAACAAGCAAGCTTCACTTATACACCTCCAATGTGGTGGCTTCTTACTGAACCTAATAAGTTAAGGTTCTGTAGCGAGAAGCCGCATTGAAAGTTTTGGCCACATATACAGCTCAGAGCTCTAAACATTAAAAGGTAATCAAGCAAAACCAAGAATCTATTCTAGGGAATCTTGTCCTCTACTATTCACTTTATGCTTGTCCACATATAAGATGTTAAATTACTTGGTTGACATCTCACAAAAGAAGTCAGATTCGCTCAATCTCCAAGTGTTAAAGATTCATAACTAATTAACCAATTTATGCCTGTCTGAATAGCATGAAAATTAGATGAATCTATATTTAGCATGAGACATAAAAATCTCAGCTCTCATGTCtaggttatatttttaacttaaatgCGTCCTTTTGCATAATGAGATCCAAAATTTAGCATTCTATACATAGATGCATGTTTGTGCGTAAATAGGTTCTGCATCAACTCCAATTTGAAGATGCAAgtcaattcataattatataaagtaGATAGATGTAATAACCATGTAACTGAATTACACCTGATGAAATGAAACTCAATTATTGTCACAAAAGAAGGCCATGTAACGGAGCTTGAGTGCTAGGCATACCATATAGGCCCTGAAGGCAGTTTGAATCCTGGTGGCGGCAAAGTCCTCAACTGGCATGTCAAGAACTCTTGGATTGCAACTGGTAGCAGACTTTTTGCGTGGCTGATTCTTccacttgaagccatttgatTTTGCAGCAGCAGAAGAATCCTGTCCCAATTTGTAGGAGTATATGATGAGCTGATGTCAACTAGATCAGAATTTCCATAGCCATTAACATGAGAACAACAATAAATACCAATAACTTCAAGCAGATCATGACTGAGAAgttattcttaaataaaatttatggcCATTGGTGAAATCATTACAAGCTCGTCATTAGAAAATGGGATAGACGCagcaacaacaaaaaaaaaaaaaaaaggaatagcTAATACAAAGTATAAAATTTGGATAATTTAATACCTTCACTCGTTTAGAACTATCATCTTTCACCTTCTTCAAgctaattattgttttaaacCAATCACCAGAACCCATTTCTGACTTCAGGTGCTGTTACCCGACTTAACATAAACCTGACAGCagattaaatttaatacaaGCAATATCAGCATTCTGCACATCTTCTAAAAGTTAAATCCTTTTCTACAAGCAGAAATGCTCATGAATTGTAGCACttagtaattttcttttaatttttcagcaACAATGATCATGAATAATCATTCTTTTACCAAATTGAGAATAGCATATTAcatgattataaataattgacaAAAAACAATGATGATAGAAGCAGAGGTAAAGTTCAATTAGAAGTAATTAAGATAGAGAACTTAAACGAATTGGAAGCTGAGAATCCTAAAGTGATTAATAATTTCATGTAATTACCCATTAAAGAATTCACAATGAGAACTAACTGCAACTATCTGAGAAATTCAATCTTTCTTCATCTCATTCTTTAAAATACAATCTTAAGAAGCCAGCTCTCTCCCTCAGtcaataaatagataataatcCCAAGCAACTTGCTTTatccaaaatgaaaaataaagaagtgaACTGCAATAACCACAAGTCAAAACTTAGCAtatcaaacaagaaattacATCTCAATTCTTGATTCAATAAGCAGAAAAGAACAAGAATGCAGACCAGAAATCTGATTGATTGAAACTAAAATGACTAACTTTGAAAACTTTCAGATCTTTCCCATCCCTCCGACTCAAAATCACATTGGCCAATAAAGAGGTGAAGTGAACAAGAATTGAAGTAAAACCCAATCAAAGTCTTACATTAGttataggaaaaagaaaagcaggGTAAGTAAGACGTAGCAGATAGAGAGAGAGTAATAAAAAGTGGTGCAGAGCAAGAAAAGGTGGCGACACCAGTAGTTGTAGTGAACAAGAAGAAAAGCCTGAAATGACAaataacataaacaaaatgaaaaagaataaaaggtGGGTGTGGAGATATGGATTGTCATGGCCCATCGAAAATATACCGTCTCAAGAACAAATATCACAGAAATTAAAATTCGGATATgcatattttatatgaaatgaattatataataataataataataataataataataataataataattgtccTTCAATCAAGGGCTCTAACAACTGGTAAAGTGATCGAGACATGTGTGAGCTGCAGTGCAGAGTTAGCTCGTAGCTGGTGTGTgttgttttattaatatatttatttttatctttctcttttgGGTTTGAAATATTCAAATAGCATGCTCAATAATAGTGACAGGAGAACAAACAGATAAGCCATGACAAGGGTTGATAGATACgggtggttgttttcttttcttttccctctcTTATTTTTCCTCTTccattttcaagattttttcttaagaaatatatgtatatatattcagTTTATAATTCAGAacggttttctttttaataccTTGTAATTCAGAAagctaaaatattaattaagagcATATGCATATCAACTTATtgtcaaaaaaggaaaaaaaatgtgAACCAACTTACGTCGGCATAATCCTTAAAGTAACagggaaaataaaatacttaaattggcatattttattttcttttggtctTTGATCGATATCGAAAGGAGTTGTTGGCTGTAACCTGTAGTGATGAAATGGaacaagaagatgatgaataaataaataaacaaataaaaattattgatatgATTATTCTTTTGGACTCTGGCGGAGTTGGTTCTTAACCCCTACTGTTTTAAATTCATGTAGGTTGCGGTGGGTCATGCATGCGGGCCGCCGATTAGGTGGATTATTATGATATGGATTACCGACTATGAGCCGTTGATTAgttagaaattgaaaaataaattacatgacggaaaaagaaaaagaagtaacAAATGGTCCCGGCGGGGCTCGAACCCGCGACCTTCGGCTCATAAGACCAACGCTCTAACCAACTGAGCTACGGGACCTTGGTTGTCTTAggttgaaaatatttaatgaaagCAGTAATAGTAATGAAATCTGGAGAGGgatcttttaatatgtgtaTCTATAGTTAAATGTAAATCAAAAAGTTCAACATGGTggaaaagtaaatatataatctAGTCTTCGCCAAATGCAATATCGCGGTCCTCCATATGGAAATATGGTTCATTTTGTTGACTAATGactctaattaattaaatagacTCGATAGCTATTGGCAATTGGAAATTATAGTAAAGGCATAAATCtctatctataaatatatggCAAGAAATTAATTACGTGAAAGTGGTGGCAGTTTTGAATATTCTAGACCAAAATCATGGACCATATTAACCAATGGTTTAGCCTTGCAAAAGTTACCATCACCCTCTTGTCATTTTCCGTTCCCTGTAATTATTTGCTTTTGCCTTCCTTCCAGAACGTCTCATATTCATCCTTGTACATTGCCACAATGAATTGTTATTGCTTCACTAACAATTGCATGCTGCTACAAAGCAAGCGCTACTGCTTGATTCCTCCAACAATCAGACATGCATCCATCTTTTCCAAAAATATTGTTATTCGCTGAACTATATAGacatcaaattaattaaatggcacctcaaaaaagaaataacattttaaattggTTTTAAATCTCATTGAAGCTGAATTAAAACCTTTTAAAAAACCAATATAAATCAGAAGATTGAGACCATGTATATTATCATGAGGAGgtcattatttaaaaaatataattaaaagggACAAACTAAAGTCAAGTCATGGACATTGGTGgtgacatataaaattaaataatgacaATAGGATCTTACTATAAAATGCTTGAAATCTAACACTATTcaagatatattaataataccGAGCCCATGGAAATAACCAGGAAGGCAAGTACGcaactattttataaaagtcaaAGCTGAAAAAGATATGTAGGTGCAAGAAATTCCTACTCCAGccaaaaatttcaaagccGCATCATACACACAATTTCCACAAATTCACATTATATTGTACTAAAACAAACTCATAACTTTATCAGAAATGCCAACTACTATCATTTCAACATTTGATAAATGATCAAGAACACACCTTCTtgacatacatatatatatatttgtattaaCACACACACGTACAAATTAAACCACCATGGGAGAATCGGATGAAGATGATAAAGAATTCGGCGTTAGCCGAAAGATAATGGTCGCCGCCATCTTCTCATTATTTGCAGTGGTGATGCTTATAATTCTTCTACATCTTTACTCTAGATATCTCCAAAGACTCCAAGAAAGAAGACGCCGTGCAGCAATTCATCGATTGAGAAGGCAGATAGCACCAGAAATAGCTAATTTCTCCGTCGAACAACCTAAGGTAGGCCTTGACTCTATTGTCATAGCCTCAATTCCAGCATTCAAATATAATCAAACCGACCAGCTTGGTCATGATGAAGCTTTGGAGTGCTCGGTTTGTTTGAGTACGGTAGTAGAAGATGCTATGGTTAGACTATTACCGAACTGTAAGCACATGTTCCATGTAGAGTGTATTGATATGTGGCTAGGGTCACATACTACTTGTCCTATATGTCGCGCCGTGGCTGAACCTATGATCCAACCATCGGCTCCGCCCCTACAGGAGGGAAATACGTTACCTAGTGTTCCTGAGATGGAGAAGGGCAGTGCATCATCAGGCTCGCGATTTGGCTCGTTTCGATGGATGGTTAGTAGAGATAGATCGTCAAGGGCTCGAAGTTGTGGTGAGGAAATTTCTGTACAAGATTTGGAAAGGCAGTGAGTCATTGACAAATGAATCttcttgataaatatatacttttttttttattgtaactGAGATTGCTATGAgaacttgattttttttccttgtatTGGATTATGAGTTTGTTAAAGAACAATTAGCCTGTATCATAATTAGTAcacataattttaattttaaaatgatttttcgTTATATAATGTAATAAAGTTATTATAAGGTGGGTCATTGTTTAATTACACTTCACAATCTATACATAATTCAGTTCAATATTGTTGTATAATGGAGTAGCAGATGCAGGTGTTGGTTTTCTGAAACAAGTTTATTCTTCCTATGTTTCTTGCCTTCCTTTTTGACCCCCAACAACAAAGAGGCTGCAGTTACCAGGCTGGTCTGAGCACAAAGTTTGTATTACATATGAGGTtgtctatttttctttttaatttttcaattaaaatgcCTAACATGTACGGGTACTTCCCACCAAAATCAGGTTTGCTTAGTAAGCTAAAATAAAATGGGCCCAGTCAAATTTATAGCCAATCTCCGATGACGATTTCGATTTATGAAACAATGTTTAGACCACTTCAACCTTAAACcattcattatatatatatatatatattatatatatatatttatatatatgtgcgTGTGCGTTGAATTTTCACCTTCATTGAGAAAAAGTTGttataatagaattataaactgaataaattaaagggtgaaatagatttaaatatctcttcttttagtttttaaattaaagtttaatttgaCATAACCgtctatatatttataataaactaGAACCATAAACTGGCTTGAATCCTTTCAATCCTTGATTATAATTTGGACCGtctataattgaaccaatTCATAGATACATCTTTTAAGAAAACCATGGACTGGGCTTTGGGCCAGTCAGGCACTGGCGGAGTCTAGGAATATGTGTTGAACTAGTGGCGtctctttataaaaaaatttctacaaTTATTAGTGGATTGGGGGGAGATTATATAGAGGAGAGGatccaaattaaattaaattaaatacatgaCTATAGAAATGTTTACGGATTTAGAGGGACAGAGAGttacatatatatagttactaattaattaatgatctGTATGGAATATTTATGCATTCAATCTATTTCGAATTAACTTGCACAGTTTATGAATTTAACATTAAATGTGACAGTTGGATTATATATAcgaacaaaattaattaattatactgTCACCAAATCTTGAAAACCCATTACTAAATTCTTTGTTATATGGTGTGAGACTTTGTcttcttcaattttataatataaatagagaaaatgaagctaaagttgattatatggcagaaaataaatgataCCAAAAATTGTGTATGAAATTAGAGGGtatgaaaatttaaacatgaaaagaaatttaggggtgaaattatataagaaCTTAGAagtaaaactaatctccagcTTCACTTTGAAAATAGTCTCACCTTACTACTAAGATTAACGCATTAAATAATATCAGATAACTGTTGATTTTGCTGCAGTATCTTAGGCCTATTTTTATCTTGATTTAAGCAAAGGAAACAAAGAAGCTGAAAAATCAGTGGTCCTGCGTATATCTTGTCCGACATTAATCAATTTGAATTAGCtggaattcaaatttatgattttaatcaatttgagGATTGAtctgaagaaaataaacaagttCTCATATATTCTTAGAACATGAAAGTGACcccttttcataattttagcTACTAGAAGAAACTTGATCATGACGTTCATAGACCCAACAACACAGTGCgccattttctattaaaaaggTAACATCATTTATGAACTATTTTTAGGTATTCTAATCCTTAACTGATAATTCGGTCTGTCTGCAGCTAAGAACAATTAAAGGG comes from Ricinus communis isolate WT05 ecotype wild-type chromosome 5, ASM1957865v1, whole genome shotgun sequence and encodes:
- the LOC8259193 gene encoding nudix hydrolase 15, mitochondrial, whose protein sequence is MLSFLRTNLPLSLSPLYQKASFFSLMECSGSNRLMALAHQLRFYKPPSASPDEIEEQTIEVGFQESVTPIPKDPQRFRPKRAAVLVCIFAGDDGDFRVILTKRSSRLSTHSGEVSLPGGKAEEGDKDDGETATREAKEEIGLDPTLVHVVTVLEPFLSKHLLRVIPVIGILRDKKAFKAMPNPAEVEAVFDAPLEMFIKDENRRVEEREWMGEKYLVHFFDYETEKKKYLIWGLTAGILIRAASVVFQRPPAFVEQNPKFRFPKVVNSDTVMH
- the LOC8266800 gene encoding protein IQ-DOMAIN 9 isoform X1, with protein sequence MGSGDWFKTIISLKKVKDDSSKRVKLIIYSYKLGQDSSAAAKSNGFKWKNQPRKKSATSCNPRVLDMPVEDFAATRIQTAFRAYMARKSLHRLKGAVRLQNLTQNYSIKKQAATTLNHLHSWSKIQGQIRDRRHCMVREGRLRQKRLENQLKLEAELHHLEVEWSDGSETMEETLARIHQREEAAVKRERAMAYAFSHQWRANSSQYLGLVNYELGKANWGWSWTERWIAARPWESRVPAHSISPKKVQNKQANKGGKNTKSPTITKTPLSSKQSLSSLRESTKARRLSYPAAEKRPILEGSIKTKEANPKGEQILVSQP
- the LOC8266800 gene encoding protein IQ-DOMAIN 9 isoform X2; protein product: MGSGDWFKTIISLKKVKDDSSKRVKDSSAAAKSNGFKWKNQPRKKSATSCNPRVLDMPVEDFAATRIQTAFRAYMARKSLHRLKGAVRLQNLTQNYSIKKQAATTLNHLHSWSKIQGQIRDRRHCMVREGRLRQKRLENQLKLEAELHHLEVEWSDGSETMEETLARIHQREEAAVKRERAMAYAFSHQWRANSSQYLGLVNYELGKANWGWSWTERWIAARPWESRVPAHSISPKKVQNKQANKGGKNTKSPTITKTPLSSKQSLSSLRESTKARRLSYPAAEKRPILEGSIKTKEANPKGEQILVSQP
- the LOC8266800 gene encoding protein IQ-DOMAIN 9 isoform X3 encodes the protein MPVEDFAATRIQTAFRAYMARKSLHRLKGAVRLQNLTQNYSIKKQAATTLNHLHSWSKIQGQIRDRRHCMVREGRLRQKRLENQLKLEAELHHLEVEWSDGSETMEETLARIHQREEAAVKRERAMAYAFSHQWRANSSQYLGLVNYELGKANWGWSWTERWIAARPWESRVPAHSISPKKVQNKQANKGGKNTKSPTITKTPLSSKQSLSSLRESTKARRLSYPAAEKRPILEGSIKTKEANPKGEQILVSQP
- the LOC8259191 gene encoding E3 ubiquitin-protein ligase ATL41 translates to MGESDEDDKEFGVSRKIMVAAIFSLFAVVMLIILLHLYSRYLQRLQERRRRAAIHRLRRQIAPEIANFSVEQPKVGLDSIVIASIPAFKYNQTDQLGHDEALECSVCLSTVVEDAMVRLLPNCKHMFHVECIDMWLGSHTTCPICRAVAEPMIQPSAPPLQEGNTLPSVPEMEKGSASSGSRFGSFRWMVSRDRSSRARSCGEEISVQDLERQ